The Arachis duranensis cultivar V14167 chromosome 2, aradu.V14167.gnm2.J7QH, whole genome shotgun sequence genome has a window encoding:
- the LOC107472918 gene encoding cytochrome B5 translates to MSSKIFTFEDVAKHNHKNDCWLIINGKAYDVTPFLDDHPGGDEVLLTSTAKDATIDFEDVGHSDSAVEMMQKYLVGEVDTNTLPAKAKHNPPPPTLAPSSSNQSSAGFVLQFLQYVLPLLILGFAFALQYYGKKTKPEEN, encoded by the exons ATGAGTTCAAAGATTTTTACTTTTGAAGACGTGGCTAAGCACAATCACAAGAATGATTGCTGGCTTATAATCAATGGAAAG GCATATGATGTTACCCCGTTTTTGGATGACCATCCAGGAGGCGACGAAGTTTTGCTAACATCAACAG CAAAGGATGCTACCATTGATTTTGAGGATGTTGGCCATAGTGACTCTGCTGTAGAAATGATGCAAAAATACTTGGTCGGCGAGGTAGATACCAACACACTTCCGGCAAAAGCTAAACACaatccaccaccaccaacactaGCACCTTCCTCTAGCAACCAATCCTCGGCCGGATTCGTCCTTCAATTCTTGCAATACGTGCTGCCGTTGCTGATATTGGGATTTGCATTTGCTCTGCAGTACTATGGCAAGAAAACCAAGCCAGAAGAAAACTGA
- the LOC107472919 gene encoding protein TILLER ANGLE CONTROL 1 — MKIFNWVHKRFNHKPPKDGFASDMKKNEVTISNDDNKVVGDNEVALLKQVALTNMLGGWKDGILTIGTLGYDHKEYFGLQVQDKKLLGGDEGLNKNNNINNNNVFDDYAENDDEEVNPLMLNTFEHHNNNFNDEEEEEEEEEVLVGGGANQIIIDANYNVITKEEVLMNNEIVLADESNDDDDDGESDDVDDDQKKKIVRGERITLADLFLADSEVKKKMMGPTKILVESNDDEKSNLKVKHGKSFAKKLLPNVKDNPQPMKDIKKLMKKMLKRKIHPDFDAKNQKPEKKESIDGNHTKKKEGRKASLYCIPI, encoded by the exons atgAAG ATCTTCAATTGGGTGCACAAGCGGTTCAATCATAAACCTCCAAAGG atgGGTTTGCTTCAGACATGAAAAAGAATGAAGTTACAATAAGCAATGATGATAATAAGGTTGTTGGGGATAATGAAGTAGCTTTGTTGAAACAAGTTGCACTTACTAACATGCTTGGTGGTTGGAAAGATGGGATTCTAACCATTGGAACACTTGGTTATGATCACAAAGAATACTTTGGTTTGCAAgttcaagataaaaaattattaggtgGTGATGAAgggttaaataaaaataataatattaataataataatgtttttgATGATTATgctgaaaatgatgatgaggaagtgaatccattgatgctcaacaCATTTGAACATCACAACAATAACTttaatgatgaagaagaagaagaagaagaagaagaagttcttGTTGGTGGTGGTGCAAACCAAATTATCATTGATGCTAATTACAATGTTATCACCAAAGAAGAAGTGTTGATGAACAATGAAATTGTTCTTGCTGATGAAtccaatgatgatgatgatgatggagagagtgatgatgttgatgatgatcaaaAGAAGAAGATTGTGAGAGGGGAAAGGATCACACTAGCTGATCTATTCTTGGCTGATTCTGAAGTTAAGAAGAAAATGATGGGCCCCACAAAAATCTTGGTTGAGTcaaatgatgatgaaaaatcaAACCTTAAAGTAAAGCATGGAAAGTCTTTTGCAAAGAAGCTTCTTCCCAATGTCAAGGATAATCCTCAACCAATGAAAGATATCAAGAAA CTCATGAAGAAAATGTTAAAGAGGAAAATCCACCCGGATTTCGATGCCAAGAATCAAAAACCAGAAAAGAAGGAATCCATTGATGGTAATCAcaccaagaagaaggaaggcCGCAAGGCTTCACTATATTGTATTCCAATTTAA